From Pseudothermotoga thermarum DSM 5069, a single genomic window includes:
- a CDS encoding carbohydrate ABC transporter permease, which yields MKRKITITIKFAITTIVLVFFLFPIYWIVITAFKPEAEWFTLPPTFWPTKWTLSNFLGTGSTTFGTTTTSIAGIKPFLRNSIVVATTTSIVSTFIAALAAYSISRTKIGGTGLVGWFISMRFLPPIASAIPLYVIFTRIKLLNTWFALILPYLVPTTALSIWLLISFFNEIPQEIEEAAYIDGASATKTFIYVVLPLSAPGLAAAAILSFIQSWGEFLLALVLTSNASAQTLPVYLGRYITGWRVAWGPLSAAGLVTMLPVVIFALITQRFLIRGLTLGAIK from the coding sequence ATGAAAAGAAAAATAACGATAACAATCAAATTTGCAATAACTACGATTGTTCTTGTGTTCTTTCTTTTCCCAATTTATTGGATTGTCATAACCGCTTTTAAACCGGAAGCTGAATGGTTTACTTTGCCGCCCACTTTTTGGCCAACGAAGTGGACTTTGTCAAATTTCCTTGGCACGGGATCCACAACCTTTGGTACCACAACTACATCGATTGCTGGTATCAAACCGTTCTTGAGAAACAGCATTGTAGTTGCAACAACTACTTCTATAGTCTCAACATTCATAGCAGCTTTGGCAGCTTACTCAATATCGCGAACTAAAATAGGTGGAACCGGTTTGGTCGGATGGTTCATATCCATGAGATTCTTACCACCTATAGCCAGCGCAATTCCACTGTATGTGATATTCACAAGGATTAAATTGCTCAACACATGGTTTGCCTTAATATTGCCATACCTTGTTCCAACTACTGCTTTGTCAATATGGTTGTTGATATCATTCTTCAACGAAATACCTCAGGAAATAGAAGAAGCTGCTTACATAGATGGCGCATCAGCAACAAAAACTTTCATTTACGTTGTTTTGCCACTCAGTGCCCCTGGCCTGGCGGCGGCAGCCATTCTTTCGTTCATACAAAGCTGGGGAGAATTCCTTTTAGCGTTGGTTTTAACAAGTAACGCTTCTGCTCAAACTTTGCCTGTGTATCTTGGAAGATACATAACTGGTTGGAGAGTGGCGTGGGGACCACTATCGGCTGCGGGTTTGGTGACAATGTTGCCTGTAGTGATATTCGCTTTGATTACACAAAGGTTCTTGATAAGAGGTTTGACTC